The following proteins are co-located in the Phoenix dactylifera cultivar Barhee BC4 unplaced genomic scaffold, palm_55x_up_171113_PBpolish2nd_filt_p 000077F, whole genome shotgun sequence genome:
- the LOC103721692 gene encoding putative pectinesterase/pectinesterase inhibitor 28 yields MSSEGYGQISGPSSNAGQKKKKKKLAIIGGSAAILLCMVVGAVIGVSRYNSSKGGSSDSSGFTTTSKAIKSICQPTDYKEICESSLTKAAGNASDPKVLVEAAFNVTISYIRDAFDHSSVLQATAKDPRTSDALDDCKKLLDYAIDELRNSFTKFGQLDMNHVDDVIDDLKIWLSAAVTYQETCLDGFENITGDAAESMREALNSSQALTSNALAIIDEISSVLSTVRVPFLKRRFLSHEEEGSGEYPSWVANGKRRLLALAADQIKPNIIVAQDGSGNYKTIKEALGAIPKNSNSIFVIYIKEGVYKEQVWLDKSMMNVMMIGDGPTKTRITGNLNYIDGTTTFKTATFAVVGDGFIAKNLGFENSAGAEKHQAVALRVQSDRSIFYNCQMDGFQDTLYSHTKRQFYRDCTITGTIDFIFGDAASIFQNCIIRVRKPLANQQCIVTASGRKDRREATAIILHNCTIGADPDYLPLRARNPSYLGRPWKPYSRTLVVQSQIDDFIHPQGWLPWLGDFGLNTCFYAEVDNRGPGAAIAKRVAWKGYKKIDYSHAQKFTVEQFIQGNSWLKPTGVPYIPGLLPETEAGRVH; encoded by the exons ATGTCCTCGGAAGGTTATGGACAAATCTCTGGTCCATCGAGCAATGCaggccaaaagaagaagaagaagaagctcgCTATCATTGGTGGCTCGGCGGCAATCCTCCTCTGCATGGTGGTCGGGGCCGTGATCGGTGTCTCGCGCTACAATTCTTCCAAGGGTGGCTCCTCTGATAGCAGTGGTTTTACTACCACGTCGAAGGCAATCAAATCCATTTGCCAACCAACGGATTATAAGGAGATATGCGAGAGCTCTCTCACCAAAGCAGCAGGCAACGCGAGCGATCCAAAGGTGCTTGTAGAGGCCGCATTTAACGTCACGATCAGCTACATTCGTGATGCATTCGACCATTCATCGGTGCTCCAAGCGACTGCGAAGGACCCACGGACCTCCGATGCACTCGATGACTGCAAGAAACTCCTTGACTACGCCATTGATGAACTCAGGAACTCATTCACCAAGTTTGGCCAACTCGATATGAATCACGTCGATGATGTCATCGACGACCTCAAGATTTGGCTCAGTGCTGCAGTCACGTACCAAGAGACGTGCCTCGATGGATTTGAGAACATAACCGGAGATGCCGCGGAGTCCATGAGGGAGGCATTGAATAGCTCCCAAGCCTTAACAAGCAATGCTCTTGCCATCATCGATGAGATTTCTTCGGTGCTCTCCACAGTCCGGGTTCCTTTCCTCAAGAGAAGGTTTCTCTCGCACGAGGAAGAGGGGAGCGGCGAGTACCCTTCATGGGTGGCAAATGGGAAGAGAAGGCTCCTCGCCCTTGCAGCGGATCAGATAAAGCCAAATATAATTGTAGCTCAGGATGGGAGTGGAAACTACAAAACCATAAAAGAAGCACTTGGTGCAATCCCCAAGAATAGCAATTCGATCTTCGTGATATATATCAAGGAAGGAGTGTACAAGGAGCAGGTGTGGCTGGATAAAAGTATGATGAATGTGATGATGATCGGGGATGGCCCAACCAAGACGAGGATCACCGGAAACTTGAATTACATCGACGGCACAACAACCTTCAAGACTGCAACTTTCG CTGTGGTGGGAGATGGGTTCATCGCCAAGAACCTTGGGTTTGAAAACTCTGCGGGTGCGGAAAAACACCAAGCCGTTGCCCTGCGGGTACAATCCGACCGTTCAATCTTCTACAACTGCCAGATGGACGGCTTTCAGGACACGCTCTACAGCCATACGAAGCGCCAGTTCTACCGGGATTGCACCATCACCGGCACAATCGACTTCATCTTCGGCGACGCGGCCTCCATCTTCCAGAACTGCATCATCCGAGTGAGGAAGCCATTGGCGAACCAGCAATGCATCGTGACGGCAAGCGGCAGGAAGGACAGGCGAGAGGCCACCGCCATCATCCTCCACAACTGCACCATCGGCGCCGACCCTGACTACCTACCGCTCCGCGCCAGAAATCCATCGTATCTTGGCCGGCCATGGAAGCCATACTCGAGGACCTTGGTCGTGCAGTCTCAGATTGATGACTTCATCCACCCGCAAGGGTGGCTGCCATGGCTAGGGGACTTCGGCCTTAATACATGCTTCTACGCCGAGGTCGACAACCGCGGCCCGGGGGCAGCCATCGCCAAAAGGGTCGCGTGGAAGGGGTACAAGAAGATAGACTACAGCCATGCGCAGAAGTTTACAGTCGAGCAGTTCATCCAAGGGAATTCATGGCTTAAGCCCACAGGTGTGCCCTATATTCCAGGGCTGCTACCAGAAACGGAGGCCGGCAGGGTGCACTAG